In Rhodothermus marinus DSM 4252, a single genomic region encodes these proteins:
- a CDS encoding cytochrome c oxidase subunit 2A, translating into MAEQQPKGSQTAPPEEPDVRGTLFLTMIFLAMVVGFWVIVYYLLLNR; encoded by the coding sequence GCCGAACAGCAACCCAAAGGGAGTCAGACTGCACCGCCGGAAGAGCCTGATGTGCGGGGCACGCTCTTTCTGACCATGATCTTTCTGGCAATGGTCGTGGGTTTCTGGGTGATCGTCTACTATCTGCTGCTAAACCGGTGA